The DNA segment ATGACTGCGGAGTCGCTGACAATGAGACCGAGTTCGCGGTTGTGGTTGAGCGAGTTGTCGGAGAAGTTCTCCGAGCCGGCAAACACCTTCGCGGCGGATGTGCCGTAGTCGGCGACGATCGCCTTGGCGTGGATGTAGAAGCCGGTGGAACTCGTGTAGGTGGTCACCTTGCCTCCCGCGGCAGTGACCTTCTGCAGTTCCTCGCTGTACTTCGAGGACTGGTTCTCCGCGACCACGCGAACGGCGACGCCACGCTTCGCGTCCGCCACGACCGCGTTCACCAGAGCGGAGTCACCGAACTCCTCCTCCTGGACGTCAAGGCTGCTCTTCGCCCCCGTGACCAGGGCCAGCAGATGGCTCTGTGAGTCGGTCGGCGACCAGACCAGGTCGGTACCGTCGGACGGGGTGACGGAGGTCTTCGCGTAGTCGGCGTCGAAGACCTTCTCGATCGCTGCGACATCGGCCTTGTCGGAGTCGAATACGCCGTAGTCACGCGAGGTCGAGTAGTACTCGGTGTCGAAGTTGCCGGTGCTGATGTACGACTTGGCGCCGTCGACGGTGATCGTCTTCTGGTGGGTGTAGACGTACGCCGAGGACGAGTACGTGACTCCGGCGCCGGCGGCGGACAGCGCCTTGTAGGCGGTCCCGTCGATGGACGCGTGCTGGGAGTCGAAGACCACCCGTACCTTCACGCCGGCCTTCTGCTGCTTCACCAGATCGTCGACGAGGGTGGTGTCGCGCAACTCGTAGATCGTCACGTCGACCGACTTCTTGGCCGAGTTGACGAAATCGTAGATCGCGCCTTCCTTCTGGTCCGGAAGGACGACCAGGGAGTAGCTGCTTGCGGCGTGGGCGGCAGTGGGAAGAAGGGCACATACTGCGGCCAAGGCGCCTGCGGTCAGAGCGGGCATGAGGCGGCGTGTGGGGTTCACCGGGGGCTCTCCTGACGTCGTGGGGGGAGCGCGCAACGCGCGTAGCGAAACCCAGTAGGTCACAGCGCCGGGGCTCGCTGAAGCTCAGTTGAGTGAACAGAGGGGCAGCGTTGTGCAAAGCGCCACTGCGGTCACTCCGGCATCAACTGCCTCGGTGGTTTGTGCGGTTGGCGCATCGCGGAGACCGAAGCCCTGTTCGCAGTGAGGCCCTTTCCGCCTCAGAGGAGACTTCCGTACCGGTGCTTCCAGGGGCATGCCTCCTCCAGCTGGGCGCTGAGTGAGATGAGCGTGGTCTCGTCGGCCGGGCGCCCCACCAGGGAGACACCGACGGGCGTCCCGCCCTGCGACCAGTACAGCGGTACGTTGACGACCGGTTGGCCCGTCATGTTGTACGGGCTGGTGAACGCGCTGAAAGCGCTCTGACGCCGCAGGTTGACGAGCGGGTCGCCGGTCTCGGCGAAGAACTCCACCGCCTGCGGCAGCGCCGCCAGCGTCGGGGTGAGGACGACGTCGTATCCGGCGGTCGCCTCGACGGCGCTTCGGGCGGCCCGCTGCATGCCGGTGATCGCGGCGGCGAACTGCTCAGCGGTGACCGCCCTCCCGTACTCGCGCCAGGCGCGGGTCACCGGGCGCAGCAACTCCTCCGCCCCGGGTTCCACGGTGTAACCCAGTGACTGCACACCCCATACGGCGGCGAAGAAGTCGCCGAGCCCGGGCCCGAACGGTGTGGCGACGTCCTCTACGTCATGCCCGAGCTCCTCCAGGAGCCGCGAGGCGTGCTCCCAGGCGGCCAGGCAGGTGGGGCCGACGTCCAGGCCCAGGGCTGCGGGCTTCGCGTACCGGCCGATACGCAGTCGCCCGGGGCCGCGGTCGGCGTGGGCCAGGAAGGTCTCGCCCGCCGGCAGCGGCGGCGCCCAGTGCGGGTCGCCCGGCATGGGCCCGGCCAGCACGTCCAGCATGGCTGCGGCATCCCGTACGGTGCGGGCCAACGGGCCCTGCACAGCGAGGCCGTTGACCTCCGCGCCGCGCGGCCCGGCGCTCACCCGGCCACGGGACGGCTTGATGCCGAACAGTCCGCAGGCGCTCGCCGGGATCCGGATCGATCCTCCGCCGTCACTGGCGTGGGCGACCGCCACCATGCCGAGTGCCACAGCGACCGCCGCCCCGCCGCTGGAGCCTCCGGCGGACAGTGCGGGGTCCCAGGGGTTGCGGGCCGGGCCCGCCAGGTCGTTGTCGGTATAGCAACAGCAGCCGAATTCGGGGGTG comes from the Streptomyces sp. NBC_01471 genome and includes:
- a CDS encoding amidase — its product is MTEVTGETGATAQAGTGLHQLSALDQAAAVRRGEVSPLELVQHQLARIEELNDRYGAFLTVTGDEAVAQAAAVQKGRGKEDTSPLFGVPTAVKDLVDTAGVRTTYGSRAFAESVPEVDAHTVTRLREAGTISLGKTNTPEFGCCCYTDNDLAGPARNPWDPALSAGGSSGGAAVAVALGMVAVAHASDGGGSIRIPASACGLFGIKPSRGRVSAGPRGAEVNGLAVQGPLARTVRDAAAMLDVLAGPMPGDPHWAPPLPAGETFLAHADRGPGRLRIGRYAKPAALGLDVGPTCLAAWEHASRLLEELGHDVEDVATPFGPGLGDFFAAVWGVQSLGYTVEPGAEELLRPVTRAWREYGRAVTAEQFAAAITGMQRAARSAVEATAGYDVVLTPTLAALPQAVEFFAETGDPLVNLRRQSAFSAFTSPYNMTGQPVVNVPLYWSQGGTPVGVSLVGRPADETTLISLSAQLEEACPWKHRYGSLL
- a CDS encoding phospholipase D-like domain-containing protein, translating into MNPTRRLMPALTAGALAAVCALLPTAAHAASSYSLVVLPDQKEGAIYDFVNSAKKSVDVTIYELRDTTLVDDLVKQQKAGVKVRVVFDSQHASIDGTAYKALSAAGAGVTYSSSAYVYTHQKTITVDGAKSYISTGNFDTEYYSTSRDYGVFDSDKADVAAIEKVFDADYAKTSVTPSDGTDLVWSPTDSQSHLLALVTGAKSSLDVQEEEFGDSALVNAVVADAKRGVAVRVVAENQSSKYSEELQKVTAAGGKVTTYTSSTGFYIHAKAIVADYGTSAAKVFAGSENFSDNSLNHNRELGLIVSDSAVISGIEKAFDADFRKTSGTV